Below is a window of Xiphophorus couchianus chromosome 1, X_couchianus-1.0, whole genome shotgun sequence DNA.
TGTTCGTCCTGACACCTTCAGCTACCTCAGCGAAATGGACCGGATCTGTCTCCCGGACTACATGCCCACCGAGCAGGACGTGCTGCGATCTCGAGTCAAAACAACTGGTATTATTGAAGAGCAGTTCTCCTGCAAAGAGCTGCACTTCAGGTGAGCTTCAACATTTACATATTGATGGAAATCGAGTTGACTCTTGATTGCACTGTCCACGGAAACATATTGGCCCAAAGTTAACTTCCTGACCTGGTTTGATGCAGGACAAccttaagtaaataattaaacctGTAGTTTTAGTGTATCTCCTAATTTGAACAGATTTCATAATCCATGCGGTCCCGATAGGCAGGTTAgcccagaaataaaaaaataaaatctaaataaaggTTCCCAGTTTGGCCACTTCAGAGCTTGTTTCAACTTTTTACGCTTTACAGGATGTTTGACgtgggaggtcagaggtcagagagaaAGAAGTGGATCCACTGTTTTGAGGGTGTGACCTGCATCATCTTCTGTGGAGCCCTCAGCGCTTACGACATGGTGCTTGTAGAAGACGATGAAGTGGTGAGTCAGAATGGCTgcaatgttgttttaaaaaaaaaacaaacatgtcatgACGGTTTTTGTGTCTCTGGTCTTTCCAGAACCGCATGCACGAGTCCCTCCATCTATTCAACAGCATCTGCAACCACAGATTCTTCGCTCTGACCTCCATCGTGCTTTTCCTCAACAAGAAGGATCTCTTCGAGGAGAAGATCAAGAAAGTCCATCTGAGTATCTGCTTCCCTGACTATGACGGTACGTTCAACAGATGCCAACTTTGGAAGCAGCCATTCAAACTATAGCTGCTTCCATAGTTTGAATGGAaattatgtatgtatatgtatatgtataacATTTAAGGTCTTGCATTATCTAGAACTCAGTTAAAATTATGTTGTGGTATTATGCATTGTTTTATCTGGAGATTCAatgaagctgtaaaacatcCAGTAATGAAACCTCTCTCAATAAAGTGAAAGACTTTCTTGTGTAGCTTTTACAATCAGTGGCTAGAAGTTATTCTTGCTTGTAACATTCAGGCACCTAAAACtcctaaaacaattttttttttaaccaaaagtaGTTGCATTGCCTCCCAAAGAGGGCGAAGCTAtttatgaggggaaaaaaagcaacactgaATTTATCTATGCTCCAACACAGGGGAGAAACAACAGTCACACGTTCTCTGGcattttattcaaagaaatTTAAACCATAGATACTATAATGGGAAATTATAGATCATAGAGGtctgtgattattttattatttagtttagCGGATGAGCACCTCAGCTCCAACAAACCTTGACCAACTCTGAATATCTGCAACTGTGACTTTAATACCACAACAATGACGCATTAATAACATTATGTAGTCTCTATCTATGCTGCCACTGATAAAGATTCACTCACCTTAGCATGCTgaatgtttgaaactgaaattgcAAATGACAACAAACAGCTGTTACCTACATCCTGTTCATCGTGAGTGCACCCATGGATGGTTCATCTTTCAATGCAAGATCATCCATCGTCTGTAGCAGTtgtgcccaaagttggtcctccAGGGCCGACATCCTGCACgctttagttctctccctggtggtagtaacgaccttttcagcatgtcagtgctcttcttaggcctctaatgagccatcattgcaTCCAGATGTGTTAAACCCGGGAGAGAACTAAAGCATGCAGGATGCTCgtcctcgaggaccgactttgggcaccactgatcTATAGTCTCATCTCCTTGCAACTTTGTGGggggctggtgcctatctctcCAGCAGTcactgggcgagaggcggggtacaccctggacaggtcgccaatGGACAGTTGTTtataaattaagagaaaaaataataataacaacatgAGATGTTTATGTCAAGTTAAAAGTAGCGTGCCCTGTCCTGATGCAGGAGGACACTGGGAATTACACGCCACTAATCCCAACTCAAATGCAGCATCAAAACTGGGTGCAGATCACAGGTGACATATACATCAtaagattttctctttttctcgtCATCAACCCTCATTTCAGTCAATCTCTATTTAGGTTTAGTTgactaaaatataaagtcaaaGAGGAATGCACTTCCTAAATAAtaatagattaaataaaataataagtaatGTTGGATGTTAATTATATTATCTTTCACTTCTAATAATTCATTGGATCTGATTGGGTGTCATTTCTGTCTCTCTCActcatttttacattatttattgataaagATCTTAAAGTTGTGGCGTTTGTGTTCAAACTTGtcatttagtgtttttctaGCTTTTGGTCTGGAAATAAATATGCTaatataagaacaaaaaaagagtattAATGAAGACAGGGCAGTGTTGATTTGTCTCTATTAACTGATGCATGTATATGTCGAAAAACGTCTTTCAGGCCCCAACACATATGATGATGCCAGTGCCTACATCAAGACACAATTCGAGGATTTGAACATGAAGAAAGGTCAGAAAGAAATCTACTCCCACATGACCTGTGCCACAGACACGAAGAACGTCGAGATCGTGTTCAACGCCGTGACGGACATCATCATCAAAGAAAACCTTAAAGACTGCGGTCTGTTCTAAGCAGCTCCAGAGTGATGGGAGAGAGGTACGAGATCTTTAAAAACTGTCTTCACACACAGTAACGGGATGAGACAGAGCCCTGCAAATTTAATTAAGTCAATATTTTCTCACCAACAACAACTGGCCATAAcatgagaaaacagaaactcaaGCAAGAAAGGTTGGACCTCGGTGGACTGCTGAGGatgacaaatataaataaaaagactgaTGCAATCCCCATGACGACTTGTGATAAAGTCTTTACAACCTCCCAACAATGTACTTTTACGTTTTCTTAAGCGGCTTTCAACAACTTTTCCTCGTCTTCTCTCATTTCAGAACATCTTTTTCAACCGGAGCCCCGCACACATTGGCATTAGGAAAGAAGTGTACCAACGGGGCACAGAGCATCCTCAGACTGTTGTGTTTTATGCCGTCATCTCCACGTCAAGTTGTGGCTGGACGCTCCTAGAGAATATCATCATCTCCCATGTTACCTTCCTGCAACTCTCTGCATGTCCGGCTGGGTAAAAACAGATACTTAGTCACCATGTGAACACTGTGGAGCCTCAGATTCCTACACAGCTAAAAGATTAAAGGTACGAAGATGAAatagctgcttctctgattatcattgagtttttaaaacttataaATTGTAAATCATAATTGAGCTGAAAGCCAAgctctgtgaaaacatttaaagccatctgggaaaagtaaaaaaaaaaaaagaaaaaaaaattctgaatagacaattttctttgttttgtttttgagtgcGATAGTCTCTGTGATCTTGATATTTAAGCTGAAAAGTTGCTGAGCAGATATCTCTGATGTTCCCACTGCTTGCAGTTTGTCCAGATTACAAACCCAATTGTGCATGTATCTAACCTACATAGTGTTAATGTACTGAATTcacttaacattttattgtgatgaataaatctgacaacaacaaacatgGTAGATGAACTTTGTACATAAGATTAGACGAGTTATATTTTGAATGATGAATTATCTGGAAACATATGAGAGGAAAACACTAGAGGATGGATGCTTTATGAGAAAAGGGAATGGGAATCTGTTCTTTCTGATGAAATGTAGAGGCACGAAATAAAGATGCATTAACttcacgtgtgtgtgtgtctgtgtctttacATCAGTTACATCTTCATCCACTGAACAAAGCAGTGGATGATGAGGCCCATCCTGACAGCTTCAGCCTGTTGCTTGTTGATGACAGAACTGCTGTCTTATAAATATCCTGTTTTGATGTAAGTGGAAATGGCAGCCAAGTGAAAATCATTACTGATAAACAATCTAAATCAAAGTTTTCCAGAGTGCAATTCAAAAGAAGAACTAATTTAGTGTCTgtctaaaaataaagtcagcGTTTTCACACCCAGCTCATGGACAAGGCATTGACATTGCCATTTGTACAATGATGAAGAGTTTTTGAAGACGTTAGCTTGGTCAAAGTCACGTTGGTACGAAGCCCTCTACGGAACATGgagaacattttttcttttgcgttccctcgcaataggCTTGCTGTAATATTtgctggtctattttgtatacagtcCCAAATGTCAATTCAAAATTTCGAATATATACACACTTAAAGAGCCTCATTGagaatgtgtttattattaactcttttattgaaaatcgatttattcactgcatgtttatgtctgttcgTGTAAGGTTGAGATAaaactgcacatgaaaacgACCCTTTAAGCCATTCAACCAgcacaaaactgtcagatgacttatttccttgcgataataactcagaaatagtccaaatagtttggatgcatttttttcttagttttctacttacagaaagtttctgtttatatcgtaggtttgtggtgcaattctctcctaaagaaaaagatataaaacttcagatattccACAACGAGATTGTAACAtgcatggaaaaacctcacgaAAGCCTTAAGTCATAGCAGAACGTACGATGGACACCGTAAGagaggcttacagtattcagtTACGCCACATGAACTAATCAGTACATTactgcgagggaacgcaaaagaaaaaagaaatccccatgtcccctatGGGGCTCCGTACATTGGAAATATCtgtttaaaaagctgattttattaaaaaaaaactcattttataCCATAGTGAAGCATCTGACTTAAACTCAAACTCAAACCAAAGT
It encodes the following:
- the gnat2 gene encoding guanine nucleotide-binding protein G(t) subunit alpha-2, yielding MGAGASAEDKKSKELEKQLQEDADKEAKTVKLLLLGAGESGKSTIVKQMKILHQGGYTKEEQMEFRTIIYGNILQSALAIIRGMEMLSIDFGSPSAQEDGQKLQNLSDSIEEGTMPPELSDVIKKLWKDSGVQSAYERAAEYQLNDSAGYYLSEMDRICLPDYMPTEQDVLRSRVKTTGIIEEQFSCKELHFRMFDVGGQRSERKKWIHCFEGVTCIIFCGALSAYDMVLVEDDEVNRMHESLHLFNSICNHRFFALTSIVLFLNKKDLFEEKIKKVHLSICFPDYDGPNTYDDASAYIKTQFEDLNMKKGQKEIYSHMTCATDTKNVEIVFNAVTDIIIKENLKDCGLF